The Actinomycetes bacterium genome includes the window TTCGGGGGTCAGTTCGTCTTCTCGGGCCAGGGGATGGGGATGTCCAGGTGGGCGAGGATGACCCGCTGGGCCGCGGTGAGCTTGTCGAGGACGGGCCCGTTCGGGGTGTAGGTGATGTGCAGGCCGGCGAACGCGGCCAGGATGTTGCGTCCGGTGGGTTTGGCCGGGCGGCCTTCGCCGAGCTGGCCTGGCAGGTGGGTGTCGGGGCCGAGTGCGCGGCGCAGGTCGGCTTCGATGAGGCCGAAGTTGAGTAGGGCGATGCCGATGACGGCGACGAGCGCGGCGATCCGGTCGTCGTTGTGCAGGAAGATGGGGCGGACCCGGAGGGTTTGTTTGAGGTAGCGGTGGCGTTGCTCGACGATCCATTGGTCTTTGTAGAGGCGCAGCACGTCGAGGGCGGTCAGTTCCTGGCCGGTCGGGTTGTCGAGGTTGGCGGCCAGGGCGTAGAGGCCGTCGAGGCGGCCGGCGGCGGTGATGGCTTCGGGGTCGCGGCGCCAGGTGAGGGTGGGCTTGCCGGTGTCGGGGTCCTGTCCGGTGGTGGCGTGGATCAGCCCGGCGGTGTTCTTGCCGAGGATCTGCGCGAGTTTGGCGTGAACCTGCTCGCGGGTCTTGTAGTAGCGCCCGCCGAGGCCGTTGCGGGCCTTGGTGAGCGCGGCCTCGGCTTTGTCGATGGCCCGTTCGCGGCCGGCGCGCACCGAGGCGGCTTCCTCGGCGGACCAGATGTAGGCCACGCGCAGGTCGTGGCGGGCCTTGGTTTCTGGGTCGGTGACCTGCAACGGGCGCAGCAGCCCGCGCCAGGCGGTGCGTTCGGCCGGGGGGAGGCGCTGTTCGCGCTGCGAGCAGTAGCCGAGGTCTTCGAGTTGGTCCAGGCCGCCGACATCGACGGTGAATGCCTGGGCCCAGCCGGTGTCGGCGCGCAGCGGGACGACGAATCGCAGCCCGGCCCGCTGCGCGGCGCATAGCGGCGCCAGATAGCCCAGGCCGGAGTCGGCGACCACGACCAGCCCGGGTGGGGCCAGTTGTTGGAGTCGTTCCATCGCGTCGATGAAGCAGGGCAGTTCGGAGCGGGAGCCGGGGTGTGGGCGGAAGT containing:
- a CDS encoding IS1634 family transposase; this translates as MYVNRHAVQRGDKRYVYLRLVEAYRDRGGKVRHRVLTTLGREDQLKAAGQLDQLAASFARLDPPPAGTRREVGPLLLVRHYLDRLGLAGLVDQAAPMRGRAMLTHGEVIAALVANRLTAPSPLYDIAGWASSAAMAELFDVPAMLLNDDRLGRALEALAPVAEHVRGQLALAAATRGGADLSRLHLDLTAVRFTGGYEDSALVEKGWAADRTVKEQVRTLQASTPDGVAVYFRPHPGSRSELPCFIDAMERLQQLAPPGLVVVADSGLGYLAPLCAAQRAGLRFVVPLRADTGWAQAFTVDVGGLDQLEDLGYCSQREQRLPPAERTAWRGLLRPLQVTDPETKARHDLRVAYIWSAEEAASVRAGRERAIDKAEAALTKARNGLGGRYYKTREQVHAKLAQILGKNTAGLIHATTGQDPDTGKPTLTWRRDPEAITAAGRLDGLYALAANLDNPTGQELTALDVLRLYKDQWIVEQRHRYLKQTLRVRPIFLHNDDRIAALVAVIGIALLNFGLIEADLRRALGPDTHLPGQLGEGRPAKPTGRNILAAFAGLHITYTPNGPVLDKLTAAQRVILAHLDIPIPWPEKTN